From the genome of Cytobacillus firmus, one region includes:
- the pdaB gene encoding polysaccharide deacetylase family sporulation protein PdaB has translation MNFFYVLNGKSLKQISLVVIAAFFTAWFLFMQSFVHLPAFSAKDGPKAIYKGEKDIALTFNIGWGDVKAEPILDILKKENVKSATFFLAGSWAERHPDLVSRIVKEGYEIGILGYGYEDYTELEEDKIRRDLAKAQEAFRKLNVKDIKLVRAPTGHFDQKTLKVADRMGYTVVHWSVDSKDWTNPGVERIAENVSKAKKGDIVLLHASDSAKQTAKALPLILNDVESKGLSFVSVSEMIANAETKTNEIK, from the coding sequence ATGAACTTTTTTTACGTATTGAATGGTAAGTCTTTAAAACAAATTTCACTGGTTGTCATTGCAGCATTTTTCACAGCATGGTTCCTCTTCATGCAGAGTTTTGTCCACTTGCCTGCTTTTTCAGCCAAAGACGGGCCTAAGGCGATATACAAAGGGGAAAAGGATATTGCCCTCACCTTTAATATAGGATGGGGGGATGTTAAAGCAGAGCCCATATTGGATATCCTTAAAAAAGAGAATGTTAAATCTGCGACCTTTTTCCTGGCCGGTTCCTGGGCGGAGCGCCATCCGGATTTAGTTTCAAGGATTGTGAAAGAAGGCTATGAAATCGGAATTCTGGGCTATGGCTATGAAGATTATACAGAGCTTGAAGAGGATAAAATCAGAAGGGACCTTGCAAAGGCGCAGGAGGCATTTAGAAAACTGAATGTTAAAGACATTAAGCTTGTACGCGCCCCAACAGGGCATTTTGATCAGAAAACCTTAAAGGTTGCTGACCGGATGGGTTATACCGTTGTCCATTGGAGCGTCGATTCAAAGGATTGGACGAATCCGGGTGTTGAAAGGATTGCAGAGAACGTATCAAAAGCCAAAAAAGGAGATATTGTACTATTGCATGCATCTGATTCTGCCAAGCAAACAGCCAAGGCTCTTCCGCTCATTTTAAATGATGTAGAGTCCAAGGGGCTCAGCTTT
- the rocF gene encoding arginase codes for MNRQKLSIIGMPMDLGQMRRGVDMGPSAIRYAGVNERLKCLFEEIHDQGDIAIGRPEVQIDPNSNLRNLHLIAEKTEMLAEKVDHAIKGGSFPLVLGGDHSIAIGTLAGVSKHYSNLGVIWYDAHGDLNTAETSPSGNIHGMPLAVSLGMGHPLLTNVGGYGPKVKPENIVIIGARSLDEGERELIKEKGIKVYTMHEIDRLGMTKVMEESITYLKERNTDGVHLSLDLDGLDPHDAPGVGTPVIGGISYRESHLAMEMLAEAQIITSAEFVEVNPILDDKNKTATVAVALMGSLFGEKLL; via the coding sequence ATGAATAGACAGAAATTATCGATAATTGGGATGCCGATGGATCTTGGCCAGATGAGACGCGGTGTGGATATGGGGCCAAGTGCGATTCGTTATGCCGGAGTGAATGAACGTTTAAAATGTTTATTTGAAGAAATCCATGATCAGGGCGATATTGCTATCGGCCGCCCGGAGGTCCAAATCGATCCAAATTCAAATCTTCGAAACTTGCACCTTATTGCTGAAAAAACGGAAATGCTTGCAGAAAAAGTTGATCACGCAATAAAAGGCGGTTCTTTTCCATTAGTGCTCGGCGGCGACCATAGCATCGCGATTGGAACCTTGGCAGGGGTATCGAAGCACTATTCGAATCTTGGGGTAATCTGGTATGATGCCCATGGGGATTTAAATACAGCTGAGACATCACCTTCAGGAAACATACATGGCATGCCGCTTGCTGTAAGCCTGGGTATGGGCCATCCGCTTTTAACCAATGTAGGGGGATATGGTCCAAAGGTAAAGCCGGAGAATATTGTCATTATTGGGGCAAGGTCATTGGATGAAGGAGAACGGGAGCTTATTAAGGAAAAAGGCATTAAAGTGTATACCATGCATGAAATTGACCGTCTTGGAATGACAAAGGTTATGGAAGAATCTATTACATATTTAAAAGAAAGAAATACAGATGGTGTTCATCTGTCTCTTGATTTGGATGGGCTGGATCCGCATGATGCACCGGGTGTCGGAACTCCGGTAATTGGCGGCATCAGCTACCGTGAAAGCCACTTGGCCATGGAGATGCTTGCAGAAGCACAAATCATTACATCAGCTGAATTTGTAGAGGTTAATCCCATTTTGGATGACAAGAACAAAACAGCTACTGTCGCAGTCGCACTTATGGGTTCACTATTTGGCGAAAAGCTTCTATAA
- a CDS encoding aspartyl-phosphate phosphatase Spo0E family protein, with product MCVKELLRDIEDCRTRMIQLAASGSFTDHMVVDTSIKLDELLNKYYTLTAKK from the coding sequence GTGTGTGTTAAGGAATTATTGAGAGATATTGAGGATTGCCGGACAAGAATGATTCAATTAGCAGCTTCCGGATCTTTTACAGATCACATGGTAGTTGATACCAGCATAAAACTCGATGAACTTCTAAATAAATATTATACACTCACAGCAAAAAAATGA
- the sigW gene encoding RNA polymerase sigma factor SigW: METIVKKRIKQVLKGDQDAYAEVVEIYKDKVFQICYRMLGNRHEAEDIAQEAFLRAYVNIASFNIDLKFSTWLYRIATNLCIDRIRKKKPDYYLDAEVAGTDGLNMYSQIASDARLPEEDVESLELQETIQREISKLPEKYRSVIVLKYIEELSLNEISETLDLPLGTVKTRIHRGREALRNQLRYV; the protein is encoded by the coding sequence ATGGAGACAATCGTAAAGAAGAGGATAAAGCAAGTATTAAAAGGCGACCAGGATGCTTATGCTGAAGTTGTTGAAATATACAAAGATAAAGTTTTTCAGATTTGCTACAGAATGCTGGGAAACAGGCATGAGGCGGAGGATATCGCTCAAGAGGCCTTCTTAAGAGCTTATGTAAATATTGCCAGCTTTAATATTGACTTGAAGTTTTCCACATGGCTCTATCGGATTGCCACTAACCTTTGTATAGACAGAATCAGAAAAAAGAAGCCTGATTATTATCTGGATGCAGAGGTCGCCGGAACGGATGGACTGAACATGTATTCTCAAATCGCTTCAGATGCGAGACTGCCGGAGGAAGATGTAGAAAGCCTGGAACTGCAGGAAACAATCCAAAGAGAAATATCGAAGCTTCCTGAGAAATATCGTTCGGTTATTGTTTTAAAATATATTGAAGAATTATCGCTGAACGAGATCAGTGAAACGCTCGATCTTCCATTGGGAACCGTAAAGACCCGGATTCACCGGGGTCGGGAAGCTCTTAGAAATCAATTAAGATATGTTTAA
- a CDS encoding anti-sigma factor family protein produces the protein MKCPAEMVVYMHEYLDEEISAEHEKELRAHLQNCGECQTHFHELKKTIALVQSTSHIQAPENFTANVMAKLPKEKRKVGVQRWFRHHPLLTAASLFLVLMVGSVASSWGQDHQLSVSKQPNLVVQNDKVIVPEGEVVKGDVVVKNGDLEIKGEVEGNVTVINGQQYMASAGKVTGEIEEVDAIFEWLWYHIKTAAKDAVNVFGTGETDKEK, from the coding sequence TTGAAATGTCCAGCAGAAATGGTTGTTTATATGCACGAGTACCTAGATGAAGAGATCTCAGCCGAACATGAGAAGGAATTAAGGGCACATCTGCAAAACTGCGGGGAGTGTCAAACTCATTTCCATGAACTAAAGAAAACGATCGCTTTGGTCCAAAGCACTTCACATATACAGGCACCTGAAAATTTCACGGCAAATGTTATGGCGAAATTGCCAAAAGAAAAGCGGAAGGTAGGGGTTCAGCGCTGGTTCAGGCATCATCCGCTTTTAACTGCGGCGTCACTCTTTCTTGTTCTGATGGTGGGAAGCGTCGCATCTTCGTGGGGTCAGGATCACCAATTATCCGTTTCTAAGCAGCCGAACCTTGTGGTGCAAAACGATAAGGTGATTGTACCTGAAGGTGAAGTGGTAAAAGGCGATGTAGTGGTTAAGAACGGCGACTTGGAAATTAAGGGCGAGGTCGAGGGGAATGTTACAGTCATCAATGGCCAGCAGTATATGGCTTCCGCAGGCAAGGTCACTGGAGAAATCGAAGAGGTTGATGCCATATTCGAATGGCTGTGGTATCACATCAAAACGGCTGCTAAGGATGCTGTAAATGTCTTTGGAACAGGAGAAACAGATAAAGAAAAGTAG
- the cdaA gene encoding diadenylate cyclase CdaA — MSFADFSILKLLANTIDILLVWYVIYKLIMIVKGTKAVQLLKGIFVIILVKVASDKFHLQTLGWMMEQVLLWGFLAIIIIFQPELRRALEQLGRGRFFSRTANQEEENQEKLVESIAKAVDYMAKRRIGALISVERETGLNDYIETGIGLDSKISSELLINIFIPNTPLHDGAVIIQKNCVAAAACYLPLSESPFISKELGTRHRAALGISEVTDSITIIVSEETGSVSLTKNGELHRDLKAEAFKDMLSIELLAQQKIKQTSSGLWNWRGKKNG, encoded by the coding sequence ATGTCGTTTGCGGATTTCTCAATTTTGAAATTGTTGGCTAATACAATAGACATTCTCCTTGTCTGGTACGTCATCTATAAACTCATAATGATTGTTAAAGGAACAAAGGCTGTCCAATTGCTGAAGGGGATTTTTGTCATTATCCTGGTTAAAGTAGCAAGCGACAAGTTCCATCTGCAAACATTAGGGTGGATGATGGAGCAAGTGCTTTTATGGGGATTTCTGGCCATCATAATCATTTTCCAGCCGGAGCTGCGAAGAGCACTGGAGCAATTGGGAAGAGGAAGATTCTTCTCAAGGACGGCTAATCAGGAGGAAGAAAATCAGGAGAAACTGGTCGAATCTATTGCGAAGGCCGTAGATTATATGGCTAAACGGCGCATTGGCGCGCTTATTTCAGTTGAGCGGGAAACAGGTTTGAACGATTATATTGAAACCGGTATTGGGCTGGATTCCAAAATTTCATCTGAGCTCCTGATTAATATATTTATACCAAATACACCGCTGCATGATGGAGCCGTTATTATTCAAAAAAATTGTGTGGCGGCAGCTGCCTGTTATCTGCCTCTGTCAGAAAGTCCTTTCATCTCAAAAGAACTCGGCACCAGACATAGGGCAGCTTTAGGCATTAGTGAAGTAACTGACAGCATAACCATTATCGTTTCAGAGGAAACAGGAAGTGTTTCCTTAACCAAAAACGGGGAGCTGCACCGTGACTTAAAAGCTGAGGCTTTTAAAGATATGCTTTCAATTGAATTGCTTGCTCAGCAGAAAATAAAGCAGACTTCTTCAGGTCTTTGGAACTGGAGGGGGAAAAAGAATGGATAA
- a CDS encoding CdaR family protein, giving the protein MDKLIDKMVDTRWFMKIVALILALFLFDSVYDADKELKEINVPGQQDSAIIEDVPVKSYYDTENLVVTGTPDTVDLSLEGPKSHLESAKKQQNFEVYIDLTNAEIGSQRVEIKIRDISDKLDVTINPQYADVTVHEKVTQEFKVDAEFNNSLLGEGYTAEAASAEPKTVKITGAKEVIERISFVKATLDVKGPITETIANDATVRVLDREMNKLDVIVEPQVIRVTVPVKQLSKTVPVTIVRNGEPQDGVTINSIKLDVNEASITGREDILNETESVRVEVDVSKIEKDTVLTLPVIIPDGISAVDPKTVKASVDVSTEESAGKEEEEESTEEPAEETQAQDQEVTKTFSSLAINLEGLSEEYEAVLKNPASGRTSITVTGNSSTVQDLKADDFNLYLSLADLGEGDHEVPINVDGPSGVDIKPAAGKATITITQKEEA; this is encoded by the coding sequence ATGGATAAGTTAATTGATAAAATGGTAGACACCCGCTGGTTTATGAAAATTGTTGCCTTGATTCTTGCCCTTTTTCTTTTTGACTCTGTGTATGATGCAGATAAGGAATTAAAGGAAATAAATGTTCCTGGCCAGCAGGATTCAGCCATTATTGAAGATGTCCCGGTGAAAAGCTATTATGATACGGAAAACCTGGTCGTAACCGGTACGCCGGACACAGTTGACTTGAGTCTGGAGGGCCCAAAAAGCCATCTTGAGTCAGCGAAAAAACAGCAGAACTTTGAAGTATATATAGATTTGACGAATGCAGAAATTGGCTCGCAAAGAGTAGAAATTAAGATTCGTGATATCTCAGATAAACTGGATGTGACCATTAATCCTCAATATGCAGATGTGACCGTCCATGAAAAAGTCACCCAGGAATTTAAAGTGGATGCAGAATTTAATAATAGCCTTCTTGGTGAGGGCTATACGGCTGAAGCTGCATCTGCAGAACCAAAGACGGTTAAAATCACGGGAGCCAAAGAAGTAATCGAGCGGATTAGTTTTGTTAAAGCAACTCTTGATGTCAAGGGTCCTATAACCGAGACAATCGCTAATGATGCAACAGTCAGGGTATTGGATCGTGAGATGAATAAGCTTGATGTCATTGTGGAGCCTCAGGTAATTCGGGTAACAGTTCCCGTTAAGCAGTTAAGCAAGACGGTGCCTGTTACGATTGTCCGGAACGGGGAACCGCAAGATGGGGTAACCATTAATTCGATTAAGCTTGATGTTAATGAGGCTTCTATAACGGGCCGGGAAGATATATTGAATGAGACTGAAAGCGTCAGGGTAGAGGTAGATGTCAGCAAGATTGAGAAAGATACTGTGCTTACCCTGCCGGTTATTATCCCGGATGGCATTTCAGCAGTAGATCCTAAAACAGTGAAGGCGTCAGTTGATGTCAGCACTGAAGAGAGTGCAGGCAAAGAAGAAGAAGAGGAAAGTACAGAGGAGCCTGCCGAAGAAACACAGGCACAGGATCAAGAGGTAACCAAGACCTTTTCAAGCCTTGCCATTAACTTAGAAGGCTTATCCGAAGAATATGAAGCGGTCCTTAAAAATCCTGCTTCCGGAAGGACAAGTATTACGGTTACCGGGAATAGCAGCACAGTTCAGGATCTCAAAGCGGACGATTTTAATCTGTATTTGAGCCTGGCAGACCTTGGAGAAGGTGACCATGAGGTGCCAATCAATGTAGACGGCCCTTCAGGTGTGGATATAAAGCCTGCTGCAGGTAAAGCGACGATAACGATTACACAAAAAGAAGAAGCTTAA
- the glmM gene encoding phosphoglucosamine mutase, giving the protein MGKYFGTDGVRGVANSELTPELAFKLGRFGGYVLTKDHDRPKVLIGRDTRISGHMLEGALVAGLLSIGAEVMRLGVISTPGVAYLTKALGAEAGVMISASHNPVEDNGIKFFGPDGFKLSDDQEAEIEGLMDMAEDQLPRPVGGSLGQVNDYFEGGQKYLQYLKQTVDEDFSGIHIALDCAHGATSPLATHLFADLDADLSMMGASPNGLNINAGVGSTHPEALSAFVKEREADVGLAFDGDGDRLIAIDENGDIVDGDQIMYICGKYMKEQGRLKQNTVVSTVMSNLGFYKGLEANGVESVQTAVGDRYVVEEMKKNGYNLGGEQSGHIIFLDYITTGDGLLTGLQLVNIMKVTKKPLSELANEMKKFPQKLVNIRVTDKHHVTDNEKVKEVIAQVEEEMNGNGRILVRPSGTEPLVRVMAEAPTGELCASYVERIAAVVESEMGLKE; this is encoded by the coding sequence ATGGGTAAATATTTCGGTACAGATGGAGTACGCGGAGTTGCAAATAGTGAATTGACACCGGAGCTGGCCTTTAAGCTGGGCCGTTTTGGAGGTTATGTATTAACGAAAGACCATGATCGTCCGAAAGTATTAATCGGCCGGGATACCCGTATTTCAGGCCATATGCTGGAAGGCGCACTTGTAGCAGGGCTATTATCAATTGGAGCAGAAGTTATGCGCCTTGGAGTCATTTCAACGCCTGGTGTTGCGTATTTAACAAAAGCATTGGGGGCAGAGGCTGGAGTCATGATTTCTGCTTCTCATAATCCGGTTGAAGATAACGGAATCAAGTTCTTTGGCCCGGATGGGTTCAAGCTGTCCGATGATCAGGAAGCGGAGATTGAGGGATTAATGGATATGGCAGAAGATCAGCTTCCAAGACCGGTCGGAGGAAGCCTGGGGCAGGTAAATGATTACTTTGAAGGCGGCCAGAAATATCTTCAATACTTAAAGCAGACAGTTGATGAAGATTTCTCCGGCATTCACATTGCACTTGATTGTGCACATGGAGCTACTTCGCCGCTTGCAACGCACTTATTCGCTGACCTTGATGCAGATCTATCCATGATGGGAGCATCTCCTAATGGTTTAAATATCAATGCAGGAGTTGGATCAACTCATCCTGAGGCCCTATCTGCCTTCGTAAAGGAAAGAGAAGCAGATGTCGGTTTGGCATTTGATGGAGACGGAGACCGTTTGATTGCCATTGATGAAAATGGCGATATTGTGGATGGCGACCAAATCATGTATATTTGCGGAAAGTACATGAAAGAACAGGGGAGACTTAAGCAGAACACAGTCGTTTCTACTGTCATGAGCAATCTTGGCTTCTATAAAGGGCTGGAAGCCAACGGAGTCGAAAGTGTGCAGACAGCTGTAGGCGACCGCTATGTTGTAGAAGAAATGAAGAAGAATGGCTACAACCTTGGCGGAGAACAGTCAGGTCATATTATTTTCCTGGACTACATCACAACGGGAGATGGACTTTTAACAGGGCTTCAGCTTGTGAACATTATGAAGGTAACTAAAAAGCCATTATCTGAGCTTGCAAACGAAATGAAGAAATTCCCGCAAAAGCTTGTGAATATCCGTGTAACAGACAAGCACCATGTGACAGACAATGAAAAAGTGAAAGAAGTCATTGCACAGGTTGAAGAAGAAATGAACGGAAACGGCCGCATTCTTGTCCGTCCTTCCGGAACAGAACCGCTGGTCCGCGTCATGGCAGAAGCGCCAACAGGTGAACTATGTGCTTCATATGTAGAGCGCATTGCTGCTGTTGTTGAGAGTGAAATGGGATTAAAAGAGTAA